Part of the Triticum urartu cultivar G1812 chromosome 2, Tu2.1, whole genome shotgun sequence genome, aatcccagacatagtgaaaacaactaagtctctgaaaacagatttcccgggtgcctcactttgcaagcttgcataagtcaccacacacatcctaaaaatgcatgggttgcacctctgtaaagaagacaaaatccttaacaaaacatatgaaggactcacaggcatagcatgcacactacaatcatggcaaaaatgacaaaagtctaagatgaactagcagatctgacaattaactcacgaagcctccttctaacagcatttttggcatcaagatgagctcaaatgaaaatgatgcaatggaatgaaatgatgtactcgtcgagacaaacattttgatatactatatgcccaaatcggagctacggatgcaaagttacggggcctcgaatAGGAGCATATGAAGTGAAAATTCCTGGGACTTAGCAAAAAAATCAACCTCTCGGATTAGATCTAGGGTTTCGCACGGAAACCGAGGCGCGGCCGGCACTGTTCACCGAAGCTCTCCGGCGAGGAAGCAGGGCTCCAGCGAGGAGGGAGTCGGCGCCGGCGAGGGCTGCCGGACGacggggtcggcggcggccggagcaggGCCCGCCGACGACGGGcttggcggcggggcggcgagcttgGCGAGGCGGGGTCCAGCGCGTGTCGGCGAGGGCCGGGTCCGGCACGTGtcggcgaggcggccggcgagtcggcggcgagaggaggcggcgttggcgccggagaagaagggcggcgcgggcggcggaggatgacccgggcggcggcgtggctacgggcctcccgggccgcggcggcggcggagtggcGAGGGCCACGTGGCAACGCCCGgttgggcgcgggcggcggcggacgctgtccggccgggggcggacacgtccgtcgttgcggggatctgtttttttagactagggtttcggggaggaagaagagatccgaaaacgggggggggggctatttataggcataagtggagctaggagagtccaaatgaggtgcggttttcggccacgcgatcgtgatcgaacgctctaggacatggagcagagtttggtgggttttgggccaaattggaggggtgttgggctgcaacacacacgaggccttttcggtccctcggttaaccgttggagtatcaaacgaagtccaaatgatacgaaacttgacaggcggtctaccggtagtaaaccaaggccgcttggcaagtctcggtccaatccggaaatgtttaatccccacacacgaaagaaagctagaaatgaccaccggaggagaacgaagcgccggaatgcaaaacggacaacggggaaaatgctcgaatgcatgagatgaacacgtatgcaaatgcaatgcacatgatgacatgatatgagatgcatgacaaacgaaaacaacacacggagacaaagacccgaacccgagaaataaatataacttaacgccggaaacggcaagagttggagtacaaatagggaaagttacatccggggtgttacactggCCCCCTCTTGATTTTCAGCTGGGTGGGGCCCATCCCTCCCCATTAATCCAATCATGATTTGCTACTTCAAACCTACCCTGTAATAAGCCCGTGAAGGTCCGTTGATGTAGCATTTCTTGGCGATTATTCACCGAATAACTCTtgaacaagcatgctcatctatcaacacccccccccccccccacttggTTAGAAATATGCACATAAAAGGGGAAGTAGAAGAAATTTGCCTCGTCGTCCATTTGTCAAATAGAATGCAAACATGGGAGAGGAGGACACACGGGGGCAAGCTGGGTGAATTGTCCAACTACACAGTCTCTGGGAGAGAGCTTGGGTAAGATATCCGAAGGCACGCGCATCAACCGTTGCCCTTGCTAGCTACCTCGGGTGTGACACGATAACTCGTGGCTGCTTGGCTCGGGAGGTGGCGATGGCCGATGGCAGAGTCGATGTGGTTGCAAACAAGCCAGGGTCAAGCATGGTTGCTGACATCCGATTCCCTGGTGGTGGGACGAGGACATGGTGGCGGGAAGGAGATGGGTCATTTCTCGGAGGCAGCTTGGACATAGCTTGGCATTGAGAGAGGTAGGCAACAGTGTCGTGGGCTCGGCAGAGGTTTCCGTGCCATCGGACTCCCGGATATGATGAGGATGGGCTTGGTGGCGAGGGGGCGGGGTAGTCAGCGAGTGGCTGGAGGGGGCATGGAGACGGGAATCACTGTGGCGATTGCAACCAGAAATGTACTCTCGCCGAATTCGGACCGATTGGGGTGGGTTTGGGGCTTTGTCGACTTGCCCCTATCTTTTGCGAAGGGGACTTTTTGGGGTTTGGCCTCATAACTTTTTTTACTTAAAGGTCTTTTGGAGATGAGTTAGACATACTTAAATCCTAAGAAATGGTAGTGTTTTTTCAAAGTTTAGGACTTTTTAGTGAGATGCTCCAAGTTACACTATGTTTGGCTTGTTCTTGTACACATTGGCCTATTGGGAGAGTGCAAGTTGGTAGTAATATGTCCGTAATTTCTGAAATCCACCTTCCCTTTTCTTCCTTGTAGTTTCATCTAGAGAGTGGATTTTGTCTAATGCATGGGAGGTCCCGTACATGGATTAGTCCATTGATTGTTTTGGGTGGGCCCTGTCATGCAATTTTTGGCGGTGATGGCATGCTCCACCCATCTAACCTCCCATGCTTTTATTTTAGCTTTTAAATTTGAATCTATTGTATCTTTTGAATTAAAGGTCCAATGTATGTTTCATTTGCATGTTTGTGTTACTTGTGATGAGGGCTTTCAAATAAGACCACTCTTGAATACATTTTGACGAGTTTTAAAATTTCACAAATTTCAAATACTAACTTGAAACTCAAACCTTAAACCCCAAACCCAagccctaaaccctaaaccctaaacagtGAACTCTAAACCCTCAAAGGGAATGAAACTTGGTAAAATTAAATATTATGGCTATTATGTTTTAATATTTGGAACTTAGTACAATTTTAGAAGTTGTAGAAATGTATTCAAGAGGGGTCTTGTTCGAAAGTTCTCATCGCAAAGAACACAAATATGCAAACGAAGCTTAATTTGAACTTTCGGTTCAAAAGataaaatagattcaaatttgaaAGCTAAGATAAAAAAACATGGGTGGAGCATATGTAGTATTGCCCTATCTCCACCGTTGAATCACGAAAATGAAATTACCAAAATAGTTAGATTGTACTGTAAAAGGACTCAAATGATAAGATGTGTGCATGCATTCAAAAGATAAACCATGTGACTCTTCCTGTTTTTGATATTCAAATGGTTGTTATTATTTCCAAAGGCCAGTAAAAAAGAGAGGAGATTGCAGGCGGCAATTGATCAAAAGAAATCAATCGATTGCCAAAGTGTCAACTAGCATATCTGTATATAATCAAGTGTTGAGATATAAGTGGACACTCCCAATTCTGAAATAACAAAGATATATAGGAGTAGTTGTTGTGCATGCATGTGGGCTAGAAAGAAGCGGCAAATCCTTATTAAGCAGCTGCTGGTTTGATCATGTTGATGAACTCGTCCCTGAGTTGCCTCCGCAGGATCTTGCCGGAAACCGACTTGGGGATGGCGTCCACGAGGTGCAGCATCCGGAGCTTCTTGTACGAGGCCACGCGCGACGCCACGTACGCCATGATGTCTGCCTCGCTCTCCGCCGCGCCACTCCGCCGCACCACGCACGATACCGGGATCTCACCAGCTTCCTCGTCCGGCAGTCTGCAACAAATGACACACGAGCTCAATGACATGTTTTTGCCGAAGCAGATGTAGATGCATGGCTACTCACCCGAAGACGGCTGCATCTTCGACGGAAGGATGGGACAGGAGTATGGCCTCCAGCTCCGCAGGAGCAACCTGAAAACCCTTGTACTTGATGAGCTCCTTGATCCGGTCGACGATGAAGACGTCGCCGTCGTCGTCGATGTAGCCGATGTCCCCGGTGTGCAGCCAGCCCTTGGCGTCGATGGTGCGCTCCGTCTCCTCTTTCTTCCTGTAGTAGCCCTGCATCACGCACTGGCTCCGGACGCACAGCTCCCCCGGCGTGTTCTTTGCCAGGGACCGCCCGGTGTCGGGGTCCACGAACTTCACCTCCAGGTTGGGCAGGATGAATCCCACCGAGTTCCTCTTGGCGATGTGCCCCTTCTCCGGGTCGTCGCCGGCGTGCGTCAGCGTGATGCAGCTGTGCTCGGTCAGCCCGTACGCCTCCTCCACCTGCACGCCGGGGAACTTCCTCTGGAAGGCCGCCAGGAGGTCCGGTGCGAGCGGCGCCGCCGCGGTCATCACGGACTTGAGGGCCAGTCCGGATAGGTCGAACTCGTCGGCGATGGGGTTCTTGACCATGGCCAGCATCACCGGCGGCACCAAGGGCGCGAACATCACCCGGTGCGCAACCAGCGCGCCCAGGAACGTCCGCAGGTCGAACCGGTCCATCACCACCACCGTGCCCTTGTGCCGCAGAGTCGCGCAGCAGATGCCGGTGATGCCGTAGATGTGGAAGAACGGCATGAGCCCCAATGTCACCACCTGCCCCAGCAGCTCCGTCCCGACGGCGAACATCGACGAGCAGAGGTTGGACACCAGGTTGCGGTGGCTCAGCATCACGCCTTTGGAGACCCCGGTTGTGCCGGACGAGTACGGCAGCGCGCACAGGTCGGACTGCTGCACCGGTTCCAGCGGAACCACCGGCGGACCGGTGCGGTCCGCCGCGGCGAGGAGCTCGTCCCAGCTTATCGCGCCGGCCATGAGCCCCTGTTCGCCGATACCGATGACCGGCACGCCCACGTCCTTCACCTTGTCGTAAGCGACCTCGTTGGCGACCACAAGCCTGGCCTCGGAGTCCTCCACCTGTTTCCTGATCTCGGCGGCGAGGGAGCGGGGGTTCACGCCGGAGAAGACCGCCCCGGCGGCCATCACACCGAGAGACACCACGGGGTAGACGGCGAGGTTCGGGAGCGCGACCACCACGACGTGGCCCTTCCGGATGCCCACGGATCGCAGAGCCCTGGCGAACCGCGCGACGTCACGGGCCACCTCGCCGTAGGTGTAGGACCGGCCGCCGGGAGCGGCCTCCACAAGGGCGACCTTGTCGGCGTAGGCCTCTGCGCCCGCCAGCACGAAGTCCGGCACGGTGACGCCATCCGGCACGGCCACTGGCGGGAACCTGCTCCGAAAGATGTGCTCctgctccccctcctcctccatgACGGCGATGGCCGCGTCACCCATGCTGCGCTGGCGGTTGTGAGAGGCTTGGTGGGCGGTGGTGAGTTGGAAGGCTGCGGCTTTGCTTGAATTTGTAGAGATGAGGGGTTTTGAGGAGGAGTGGCGAGAGGAAGACGAGGGCATGCTCGTGGCGGTGACACAGTTCTTGTGTGTTGCCAAGACAAGTGGTATGTAGGTAAGGTTTGGTTGAGTCATGGCCTTTTGGCTTACAAAGAGTGTGTCCAATCCAGTCCATTATCATCATGCATATGGAAGCACACAAGAACCTTCACTCTGGGCTTCAGTTGTGTTAAACTTCTTTGACTTTAAATCTCTCTGTATAAGAGCGGCCCTAGAGTTTGTACATGCATACGGTGTGTGCGTCGAGTTTTTTTTATTAAAAAAACATTCCTCTAAATTTTATTGATCTCTAAAAATTCTTTTGGACGTCCGAACTGAGGTGCATGAAATGGATTTGGTATGGGAAATGTTTGACAACGACGCGTCGGCAGAACTTTGCGCCGGACACGTGCGTGACGTGTGATTCCCTTTCGATCAAGGGCTCTTTATTACGCCAGGTCACTCGTCCACACGACCCCACCCGCGTGCAGTTAGCTTCTTATCCAGCTCTCAACCGTTCTTCTTTCTCCTGCAGCTTTTTCTCTCTCTCCATGTGCGCTTGAGGCATGTCCCCTACAAAGCACATCGCCTAGAGCAGATCCCACTCGCCGGCGGCcgcccctcctccccctcccaaATCCCAGCTGGGAACGACCGGCGGCATGGACCAGCACTTTCATGAGATTTCATGGGCGCTCGCCCAATCTCCTTCTCGCTGACCGGCAAGCCGGTGGCAGCCACATGCCATTGCTGCAACCACGTCCTTGTCACCGGAGTTGGGCGTGTGCGTGCTACAACCATGGCGAGGCAGTGCTGTGGCCAGCGTCGTCATGGATGTGCCCATACACAGCTCCGCTTTTTTCTTTATGGAGTGCTACAACCGTCCATGGGAAATGCTACATACGGTGGCGAGGATGCTACAACTGATAAACTTTTTTGCTGGAACTAACTATTGGATTTGTCGCCAATTTTTGTTGCTGGAATCAGTGTTTTGTTTT contains:
- the LOC125541664 gene encoding 4-coumarate--CoA ligase-like 9, which gives rise to MPSSSSRHSSSKPLISTNSSKAAAFQLTTAHQASHNRQRSMGDAAIAVMEEEGEQEHIFRSRFPPVAVPDGVTVPDFVLAGAEAYADKVALVEAAPGGRSYTYGEVARDVARFARALRSVGIRKGHVVVVALPNLAVYPVVSLGVMAAGAVFSGVNPRSLAAEIRKQVEDSEARLVVANEVAYDKVKDVGVPVIGIGEQGLMAGAISWDELLAAADRTGPPVVPLEPVQQSDLCALPYSSGTTGVSKGVMLSHRNLVSNLCSSMFAVGTELLGQVVTLGLMPFFHIYGITGICCATLRHKGTVVVMDRFDLRTFLGALVAHRVMFAPLVPPVMLAMVKNPIADEFDLSGLALKSVMTAAAPLAPDLLAAFQRKFPGVQVEEAYGLTEHSCITLTHAGDDPEKGHIAKRNSVGFILPNLEVKFVDPDTGRSLAKNTPGELCVRSQCVMQGYYRKKEETERTIDAKGWLHTGDIGYIDDDGDVFIVDRIKELIKYKGFQVAPAELEAILLSHPSVEDAAVFGLPDEEAGEIPVSCVVRRSGAAESEADIMAYVASRVASYKKLRMLHLVDAIPKSVSGKILRRQLRDEFINMIKPAAA